One Deltaproteobacteria bacterium genomic window, CCCACCCCTCACAACAGGTCTCTCAACGATCCTTCCCACGGACAGGATCCCTGTCTGGGGCGGATTGAGGATCGATGTGAAGAAGTAGACATCATACATGCCCAGGTTAGAGATGGTGAAGGTCCCCCGTTCGATTTCGTGGAGTTTAAGCCTCCCCTGCCGTGCCCGGTCCACCAGATCCTTTCTCTCTCGGGCGATTTGCCAGAGTCTCTTATGATCAGCCTTCTCGACGGCTGGAACTATAAGCCCTTCATCGAGCGCCACGGCGAGCCCGATGTGAATGTCCTTCAAAACCTCGATCTTCTCATCCACCAGCCTGGCGTTAAGAAGGGGAAACTCCCGGAGAACCAGGGCGGCCCCTTTTATCAGGATGTCGTTTATTGAAAGCCTGGTCCCTGCCTGCGCCTCGATACTGTCCCCCGTGCTCTCGCGCAGCCTGTTGACCTCTGTCATGTCGACCTCTGTGAAGAGATTGAAATGTGGAGCCTCGCGAAAGCTCCGAGACAGCCGCCTGGCAATCGTGGCACGCATGGAGGTCATGGTGATAACCTCTGCTATCTCGGGAAATGTTGGACCAGCCTCGATCTCTCTCCCCTCAGTCATCACCTCCCTCAGATACCGCTCCACATCCGCCATCCGGATTCTCCCCGATCGGCCGGATCCCCTGATCAGAGTGAGATCGATCCCTCTTTCCCTGGCCATTTTTCTGGCCACCGGCGACGCGAGAACTCTTCCCTTCTCGAGGCGGGCAGCAGAGACGACTTCCCTTTCCTGCCTCTCCCCCTCCGGAGCCTTGCCCTCACCCTCTCCCTCCCGTCCCATATACCGGGCGAGATCGACCTGTTCGTCCCTGTCCCCGATGATCGCGACGACCCCCCCCACCGGTACCTCGTCGCCCTCATCTCTGAGGATCGCTTTTACGACACCGCTTACAGGGGCCTCGATGCCGTAGTTCACCTTGTCGGTCTCGATCTCGAAGAGCGTTTCCCCGGCCTCGACAGAGTCGCCCACTGACTTGACGAACCTGAGAATCTTTGCCACGGTCATGGTATAGCCCAGATTGGGTATTGTAACCTCGGTAGCCATCATCCTCACCTTTCCATGGCCAAAGAATCACAAAAGATCATATGCGGCTTCTCCCCTCCCCTATCGACCGCAGCCCGAATCCATGGGAAACACACCAGGCTGTGTTTTCTGTGACTATCACCAGCCGTGGAGCTAGAAAGAGACCACATCTCTCACCGCCTGGATAATCCTCTCTTCGCTGGGAAGAACAAAGTCTTCCAGGGCGGCATTGAAGGGAACCGGCGTATCGAGCGCGGCGACCCGCCTGATCGGAGCATCCAGGTCATCCAGAGCCTCCTCACTCACCACGGCGGCTATTTCGCCTCCTACCCCTCCT contains:
- a CDS encoding 2-oxo acid dehydrogenase subunit E2, with product MMATEVTIPNLGYTMTVAKILRFVKSVGDSVEAGETLFEIETDKVNYGIEAPVSGVVKAILRDEGDEVPVGGVVAIIGDRDEQVDLARYMGREGEGEGKAPEGERQEREVVSAARLEKGRVLASPVARKMARERGIDLTLIRGSGRSGRIRMADVERYLREVMTEGREIEAGPTFPEIAEVITMTSMRATIARRLSRSFREAPHFNLFTEVDMTEVNRLRESTGDSIEAQAGTRLSINDILIKGAALVLREFPLLNARLVDEKIEVLKDIHIGLAVALDEGLIVPAVEKADHKRLWQIARERKDLVDRARQGRLKLHEIERGTFTISNLGMYDVYFFTSILNPPQTGILSVGRIVERPVVRGGSIVIRPIADMSLAVDHRVVDGAVGARFLEALKRGLENPYTLL